One genomic segment of Erythrolamprus reginae isolate rEryReg1 chromosome 2, rEryReg1.hap1, whole genome shotgun sequence includes these proteins:
- the LOC139158516 gene encoding ovomucoid-like, with the protein MKRGGFFLLALAMVFLYSETAAMDFPELEIYCKGYPKPICTKQYEPLCASDGKIYGNQCEFCNAYVSSGRTLQLLKFEKCE; encoded by the exons ATGAAGCGCGGAGGCTTTTTTCTGCTTGCTCTGGCAATGGTGTTCTTGTATTCTG aGACTGCTGCAATGGACTTCCCTGAACTTGAG ATTTATTGCAAGGGGTACCCAAAACCCATATGCACAAAGCAGTACGAGCCCCTTTGTGCTTCTGATGGCAAAATCTATGGCAACCAGTGTGAATTCTGCAATGCATATGT TTCCAGTGGCAGAACACTTCAGCTATTAAAATTTGAAAAATGTGAATAA